From a region of the Myroides sp. JBRI-B21084 genome:
- a CDS encoding 1-acyl-sn-glycerol-3-phosphate acyltransferase, which yields MSKFDSIRFYHDEEVPKVLQQIALHPMVKSLVAYTFPDYSEEQIKNLLNSIHNISDFQSKIIYHTLQRVLKNTSEGLSSSGFEKLDSNTTYLFISNHRDILLDTSLLNVLLMDHGKIMTGSAIGDNLVQKQLFMDLAKLNRNFIVKRGLSPRELLESSKLLSEYMYHLLKEENRSVWIAQREGRTKDGKDATHQGVLKMIGMACNEPSMMDYFKNLRIIPVSISYEYDPTDKLKMPQLLAKMADEHYIKDKNEDFLNLMSGVVGQKKRIHLHIGNVLNTELDVIKNETSNVNKQIQLLAKVIDEQIVANYKLWPTNYIAYDLLNNTNRFENEYTDKEKQLFLRRLELKVDKCNDTVVETFLEMYANPVVNKLNLNHA from the coding sequence ATGTCTAAATTCGATTCAATACGCTTTTATCACGATGAAGAAGTTCCAAAAGTACTTCAGCAAATTGCTTTACATCCAATGGTAAAATCGTTAGTAGCCTATACGTTTCCAGACTATTCAGAAGAGCAAATAAAAAATTTGCTAAACAGCATACACAACATAAGCGATTTTCAATCAAAAATCATTTATCATACCTTACAACGTGTTTTAAAAAACACATCGGAAGGCCTTTCAAGCTCGGGATTTGAAAAGTTAGACAGCAATACTACCTATCTTTTTATATCAAATCACCGCGATATTTTACTTGATACCAGCTTATTAAACGTTTTATTAATGGATCACGGCAAAATAATGACCGGATCGGCAATTGGCGACAACCTTGTACAAAAACAATTGTTTATGGATTTAGCAAAACTAAACCGTAATTTTATTGTAAAACGCGGACTATCGCCTCGTGAATTGCTAGAAAGCAGTAAGCTTTTATCAGAATACATGTATCATTTATTAAAAGAAGAAAACCGATCGGTTTGGATAGCTCAACGCGAAGGCCGAACGAAAGACGGTAAAGACGCAACGCACCAAGGTGTTTTAAAAATGATTGGTATGGCTTGTAACGAACCATCAATGATGGATTATTTTAAAAATCTTCGAATTATACCTGTATCTATTTCGTATGAATACGATCCTACCGATAAATTAAAAATGCCTCAATTATTAGCCAAAATGGCCGATGAGCATTACATTAAAGATAAAAACGAAGATTTTTTAAATTTAATGAGTGGTGTTGTTGGGCAAAAAAAACGCATTCACTTACACATTGGCAACGTTTTAAATACCGAATTAGATGTAATAAAAAACGAAACTTCCAATGTTAATAAACAAATTCAACTTTTAGCAAAAGTTATCGATGAGCAAATTGTTGCTAATTACAAACTTTGGCCAACAAACTATATAGCTTACGATTTACTTAACAACACCAATCGCTTTGAAAATGAATACACCGATAAAGAAAAGCAATTGTTTTTACGTAGGTTAGAATTAAAAGTTGATAAATGCAACGACACCGTTGTTGAAACATTTTTAGAAATGTACGCCAACCCAGTTGTTAACAAATTAAATTTAAACCATGCATAA